GCCACCTCCATATTACCTTCCACGAATTGCAGGCGCTGCGGGAAATCACCGACGCCGGTCTTGGAAAAATCCTCGAAGTACACGACGCGATCACCCGGAATGAAGTCGTAATTGACCCACACGCCTTCGCCCGGTTTCATGCCCGCGCCGCCGCCACTCTCGGCCGCTTCCCCACTGCTGCCGGCTTCGCCCGCCTCTCCCTGATTGTCGCCGGCGGCCTTGTCGGCAGCCTTGTCAAGCTTCTCGTCAGCCTTTTCTTCCGTCTTCTTCTCGACTTTCTTCTTCACCTTGTCCTTCAGGCTGCCGAGACCGGCAAAGCTGGAAGAGGTCGACGCAATCAGAAGCGCTGTCAATATCAGACAGAAAACGAACAGAACACGCGATTTCATCTGCATTCCTCCTGAATTGTTGGGTGTAAGTGGAAAGATTAGTCGACGCAGTCGGGTTAGTCAACAAGAATTCGTGGCAGCGGTGGTCTCGCGGCGATCACGACGCGAGACCACCTCTTGATCGAAGCTTGAGCTCGTCAATTCAGCGTCCCGATTGCGGCCTCAACCGCAGCCACGACCTCACCGGAAGTCACGGCCTTGGCCATGGCATTGATGTCGTTGTGTAACGGGCGATCCTCTTCCATGACCGGTACATGCTTGCGCACGACCTCGTACGCCGCCTGGGAGCCCTTGCCCGGTTTGGCCGGTTTCAGGAACTCAAACGCTTGTGCCGCCGCAATCAACTCCATGCCGATGACCGCCATGCCGTTCTTGAGGATGTCACGCGTCTTGAGAACCGTAGTCATGCCCATCGACACGAAATCCTCCTGATCGGCCGCGGCCGGAATCGACCCGATCGATGCCGGCGAAGAGAGGATGCGATTTTCGCACACCAGCGCACCCGCCGTGTACTGCATTAACATCATACCGGAGAACATGCCGGCGCCTTTGGTCAGGTAGGCCGGTAATCCCATCGACAGCGCCTTGTTGAGCAAGCGATTCAGCCGCCGCTCCGAGATCACGTTCAGCATCGTGATGCCGGTGCCGATGTGGTCGAGCGGGTACGAGATCGGCGTGCCCTGGAAATTGGCGCCTGTCAAGACATAGCCGCCGTCGCCTTCCGGGAAGAAGATCGGGTTGTCACCGACGCCGTTCAATTCGGTTTCGAACTGGGCAACGGCATAATCAAGGGCATCCCAAACCGCTCCAGTGACCTGCGGTGCCGACCGCAAGGAGTAGGCATCCTGCACGTTCTTGCCGGAGCGCTCCATGATCTGTGAATTCGCCATGATCGCGCGCAGGTGCTTGGCCGATTTGACCGCGCCCTTGAATCCGCGCACTGTGTGTATGGCTTCCTCGAACGCCTTGGGGTTGGAATTAAGCGCCTCCAGCGTCATAGCGGCGGCAATTTCGGCAGCCTTGGTCAACATGATGGCATCGCACAGCAGCAACGAACCGGCTCCGGCAATCACATTGGAGCCATTGATCGAGGCCAGCCCGTCGCGGGCTTCAAACTTGATGGTTGGAATGCCGGCTTTGGCCATCGCCTCTTTGGCTGACATGCGTTGTCCCTGGTAGTAGGCTTCCCCTTCGCCGATCATGACCAGCGCCAGTTGCGACATCGGCGACAGGTCACCGCAAGCGCCGACCGAGCCTTTCTCGCAGGCCAATGGCGTTACGCCCTTATTCAGCATCTCAACCATAGTCTCGACAATCCGCAAGTTGCAGCCGGAGTGCCCCTGCGACAGCACGTTGACGCGCGACGTCCAGGCAGCGCGCGCGTACTCGATCGCCAGCGGTTCACCATAGCCCGCAGCATGCGAGTAGACGAGGAACTTCTGGAAGACCTCCAGCTGTTCAGCCGAGAGCGCCACCTTCGCCAGATCGCCGATGCCGGTATTAATGCCATACATCAGCTCTTTTTCTGCGACCTTCTTGTCGACGAAGCGCCGACACGTCTTGATGCGCTCGACGGCGGCCGGGGCTAGTTCAATCTTCTCATTGTGACGCGCAACCTTCTGCACGTCGTATATCGTGATTTTTCCTTTGCCGATTTGGACACTCATCAAACACCTCCCGAGATGAATCCAGATCTCGAAAAAAGCGATTCGGCGCCGGCAAAAACAAGCGAATTCTTGGTTACTCGCGGAGGCACGAACCGACCAAATTCTACGCCTGGCGACTAAAGTCGAGTTGTGCGGGCGAACAGGTAGCGATTAGAGTCCTCCGTTAA
The window above is part of the Candidatus Zixiibacteriota bacterium genome. Proteins encoded here:
- a CDS encoding histidine ammonia-lyase; amino-acid sequence: MSVQIGKGKITIYDVQKVARHNEKIELAPAAVERIKTCRRFVDKKVAEKELMYGINTGIGDLAKVALSAEQLEVFQKFLVYSHAAGYGEPLAIEYARAAWTSRVNVLSQGHSGCNLRIVETMVEMLNKGVTPLACEKGSVGACGDLSPMSQLALVMIGEGEAYYQGQRMSAKEAMAKAGIPTIKFEARDGLASINGSNVIAGAGSLLLCDAIMLTKAAEIAAAMTLEALNSNPKAFEEAIHTVRGFKGAVKSAKHLRAIMANSQIMERSGKNVQDAYSLRSAPQVTGAVWDALDYAVAQFETELNGVGDNPIFFPEGDGGYVLTGANFQGTPISYPLDHIGTGITMLNVISERRLNRLLNKALSMGLPAYLTKGAGMFSGMMLMQYTAGALVCENRILSSPASIGSIPAAADQEDFVSMGMTTVLKTRDILKNGMAVIGMELIAAAQAFEFLKPAKPGKGSQAAYEVVRKHVPVMEEDRPLHNDINAMAKAVTSGEVVAAVEAAIGTLN